The following are encoded in a window of Mycobacterium decipiens genomic DNA:
- a CDS encoding TetR/AcrR family transcriptional regulator — MPDFPTHRGRRTQAAIDAAARTVIARKGILATTIADIAAEAGRSAASFYNYYDSKEAMVRKWALRFRDEANQRALSVTRHGLSNRERAQEAAAAHWYTYRNRLAEVISVSQLAMVNDDFAQYWSEICAVPISFITEMVKRAQAQGYCAGDDPRLIAEAIVAMFNQFCYVQLSGARSGHGEPDDQACIQTLANIYYRAIYSKEDRS; from the coding sequence GTGCCGGACTTCCCGACGCACCGCGGCCGGCGGACGCAGGCCGCGATCGACGCCGCCGCCCGAACGGTCATCGCGCGAAAAGGGATCCTGGCGACCACCATCGCCGACATCGCCGCCGAAGCGGGCCGCTCGGCCGCGTCCTTTTACAACTACTACGACTCCAAAGAGGCGATGGTTCGGAAATGGGCGCTGCGCTTCCGCGACGAAGCCAACCAGCGGGCGCTTTCGGTGACCCGGCACGGACTGTCCAACCGCGAGCGCGCCCAGGAGGCCGCCGCCGCCCATTGGTACACCTACCGCAACCGCCTCGCGGAGGTGATCAGTGTGTCGCAATTGGCGATGGTCAACGACGATTTCGCGCAGTATTGGTCCGAGATATGCGCGGTCCCAATCTCTTTCATCACCGAAATGGTCAAGCGCGCCCAGGCACAAGGTTATTGTGCCGGCGATGACCCCCGGCTGATCGCCGAGGCGATCGTGGCGATGTTCAACCAGTTCTGCTACGTCCAGCTCAGCGGGGCACGCTCGGGCCACGGGGAGCCGGACGACCAGGCCTGCATCCAGACTCTGGCCAACATCTATTACCGCGCCATCTACAGCAAGGAGGACCGATCTTGA
- a CDS encoding VOC family protein — protein MIKPHNTNTEFELGGINHVALVCSDMARTVDFYRNILGMPLIKSLDLPGGAGQHFFFDAGNGDCVAFFWFAEAPDRVPGISSPGAIPGIGDITSAVSTMNHLAFHVPVEKFDAYRQRLKDKGVRVGPVLNHDESAMQVSATVHPGVYVRSFYFQDPDGITLEFACWTKEFTTSDAQALPKTAADRLVSLSGDGTSLGR, from the coding sequence ATGATCAAGCCACACAACACCAACACCGAGTTCGAACTCGGCGGGATCAACCACGTCGCGCTGGTGTGTTCGGACATGGCGCGCACCGTGGACTTCTACCGCAACATCCTGGGGATGCCGCTGATCAAATCGCTCGATCTGCCCGGGGGTGCGGGACAGCACTTCTTCTTCGACGCCGGCAACGGCGACTGCGTCGCATTCTTCTGGTTCGCCGAGGCACCCGATCGGGTACCGGGCATCTCGTCGCCGGGCGCCATCCCGGGCATTGGGGACATCACCAGCGCGGTGAGCACCATGAACCATCTCGCCTTTCACGTGCCCGTCGAAAAGTTCGACGCCTACCGGCAGCGGCTGAAGGACAAGGGTGTGCGGGTCGGCCCGGTGCTCAACCATGACGAGAGCGCGATGCAGGTGTCCGCGACGGTGCATCCCGGGGTGTACGTGCGGTCGTTCTACTTCCAGGACCCCGACGGGATAACCCTGGAATTTGCTTGCTGGACAAAGGAATTCACTACCAGTGACGCGCAGGCCTTGCCGAAGACGGCGGCCGACCGGCTGGTGTCGTTATCCGGGGACGGTACAAGTCTGGGTCGGTGA
- a CDS encoding TetR/AcrR family transcriptional regulator, whose translation MTRNARPYRGVQAAERLATRRRQLLAAGLDLLGSDQQDIAELTVRAVCGRAGLSARYFYESFTDKDEFVGGVFDWVVADLAATTQAAVAAEPPNEQSRAGMANIVRTITEDVRIGRLLFSTQLANAVIMRKRAESSALFAMLSGQYAVDTLRAPANDHVKAAAHFAVGGVGQTISAWLAGDVRLDPGQLVDHLAALLEGLTDPDLYRPRITTPAGRPPSSARPARHW comes from the coding sequence ATGACTCGCAATGCGCGGCCCTACCGCGGCGTCCAGGCCGCCGAGCGGCTGGCGACGCGCCGCCGCCAGCTGCTGGCCGCTGGCCTGGATCTGCTGGGGTCCGACCAGCAAGACATCGCCGAGCTGACCGTCCGCGCCGTCTGCGGCCGGGCCGGCCTGTCGGCGCGCTACTTCTACGAAAGCTTCACCGACAAAGACGAATTCGTCGGCGGCGTCTTCGATTGGGTGGTTGCCGATCTAGCCGCGACCACCCAAGCCGCAGTGGCGGCCGAACCGCCGAACGAGCAGAGTCGCGCGGGGATGGCCAACATCGTGCGGACCATCACCGAAGACGTCCGCATCGGACGCCTGCTATTCAGCACCCAGCTCGCCAACGCAGTGATCATGCGCAAGCGTGCGGAATCCAGCGCCCTGTTCGCCATGCTGTCCGGCCAGTATGCCGTCGACACCCTGCGCGCGCCGGCAAACGACCACGTCAAAGCCGCGGCACACTTCGCCGTCGGCGGCGTCGGGCAGACCATCAGCGCTTGGTTAGCCGGCGACGTACGACTCGATCCAGGCCAGCTCGTCGATCACCTGGCTGCGCTGCTCGAGGGACTCACCGACCCAGACTTGTACCGTCCCCGGATAACGACACCAGCCGGTCGGCCGCCGTCTTCGGCAAGGCCTGCGCGTCACTGGTAG
- a CDS encoding oxygenase MpaB family protein: MAIRETLPRLIPHVERPIADPPRAHRVGRRQGVTGDYGFMGVALLAGAANVIMELAMPGVGYGVLESRVESGRTDRHPIKRARTTFTYIAVAVAGSDTQRTAFRRAVNRVHAQVYSTSQSPVSYHAFDPELQLWVAACIYKGSLDVYRTFVGEMDDEEADRHYREGMALGTTLQVPPGLWPADRAAFDRYWQESLGRVHIDDAVRDYLYPIAVARIRGVALPGQVRRLSESVALLITTGFLPQRFRDEMQLPWDAGKQRRFDRLMSVLGTMNRLMPRIVREFPFNLMLWDLDRRMRSGRPLV, translated from the coding sequence ATGGCGATTCGGGAAACGCTTCCGCGGCTCATTCCCCATGTCGAGCGTCCGATTGCCGACCCGCCGCGGGCGCACCGAGTCGGTCGGCGGCAAGGCGTCACCGGTGACTACGGCTTCATGGGGGTGGCGCTGCTGGCCGGTGCGGCCAACGTGATCATGGAACTGGCGATGCCCGGCGTCGGCTACGGCGTGTTGGAGAGCCGTGTTGAGAGCGGCCGTACCGACCGGCATCCGATCAAGCGGGCGCGCACCACATTTACCTACATCGCGGTGGCGGTGGCGGGCAGCGACACCCAGCGGACGGCCTTCCGCCGCGCGGTGAACCGGGTGCATGCCCAGGTCTACTCGACATCTCAGAGCCCGGTGTCCTACCACGCGTTCGATCCCGAATTGCAGCTGTGGGTCGCGGCGTGCATCTACAAGGGCAGTCTCGATGTCTACCGCACGTTCGTCGGTGAGATGGACGACGAGGAAGCCGACCGCCACTACCGCGAAGGCATGGCACTGGGCACCACGTTGCAGGTGCCGCCGGGGTTGTGGCCGGCCGATCGGGCGGCCTTTGACCGGTACTGGCAGGAGTCACTGGGCAGGGTGCACATCGACGATGCCGTGCGCGACTACCTGTATCCGATCGCCGTGGCCCGAATACGGGGGGTTGCCCTGCCGGGTCAGGTGCGGCGGTTGTCGGAGAGTGTCGCCTTGTTGATCACCACCGGCTTTCTGCCGCAACGGTTCCGCGACGAGATGCAGTTGCCGTGGGACGCCGGCAAACAACGGCGCTTTGACCGGCTGATGTCCGTGTTGGGCACGATGAATCGGTTGATGCCGCGGATTGTCCGGGAGTTCCCGTTCAATCTGATGCTCTGGGATCTGGACCGGCGGATGAGGAGCGGGCGCCCGCTGGTGTAG